Proteins from a single region of Hordeum vulgare subsp. vulgare chromosome 6H, MorexV3_pseudomolecules_assembly, whole genome shotgun sequence:
- the LOC123401325 gene encoding uncharacterized protein LOC123401325 — protein MKNKNRGHRRSKSARNEAAAGNKNGRRRRNKSARNGATADDGDRLSKLPNDLLLNILERVDTLDAIRTCILSKQMLNLPTMLSQFFLSAGSIPGHHDKARVFSCSEVFRTNNAVARVTDNILCTRNPKIAITKLKIRFILMPHDSLTIAKSVARAMATQKVGAAEFEIRTEKAYEDCSPADLLQFAKQLNNFVGACWDTFAGLTRLWLCNMRFGELDIPNILSTCKLLESLHLTNCDSGTDSVLQVKHAQLVELQVDYGEFDRIELTCLPKLQRVIYNYWCTYEDPLYFGFVPQLSKLNLTKTGIRSEKILELSQLLANVPSLSDLHLDFESEKIWVIPECPKLLTPVLSKLQHVNLENLPEGCDLAWTMFFLEAAPFLKELCITVWDHWCIMATDPEFRKKYGFCQKADVNWKPHVPDFKHKNLVKLTINGFQPDDGFMEYIRNILEHAVNITEISLYDRKVCGSCGELAPEIKDKVCPSRYPQTDEERKQITEGLGLASRAMVHFRS, from the exons ATGAAGAACAAAAACCGTGGTCACAGACGCAGT AAATCAGCTCGCAACGAAGCCGCTGCTGGCAACAAGAATGGTCGTCGCAGGCGGAAT AAATCAGCTCGCAACGGAGCAACTGCTGATGATGGAGACAGGCTTAGCAAGCTCCCCAATGACCTTCTACTCAATATTCTGGAGAGGGTGGACACACTCGATGCTATAAGGACCTGCATCCTCTCCAAGCAAATGCTGAATCTCCCCACCATGCTCTCGCAGTTCTTCTTGAGTGCTGGTTCCATTCCAGGTCACCATGATAAGGCTCGTGTTTTCAGCTGCAGTGAAGTTTTCCGAACCAACAATGCTGTGGCTCGTGTAACGGATAACATTTTGTGCACAAGGAATCCGAAGATCGCCATTACTAAACTCAAAATCAGATTCATCTTGATGCCACATGACTCTCTCACCATTGCCAAATCTGTTGCCCGCGCCATGGCAACCCAGAAGGTTGGCGCAGCTGAGTTTGAGATAAGAACGGAGAAGGCTTATGAGGACTGCTCTCCTGCCGATCTCCTCCAATTTGCAAAGCAGTTAAATAATTTTGTTGGTGCATGTTGGGATACATTTGCTGGCCTCACACGCCTGTGGCTGTGCAATATGAGGTTCGGTGAACTGGACATCCCCAACATCCTCAGCACTTGCAAACTCTTGGAGTCTTTGCATTTAACCAATTGCGACTCAGGGACCGATTCTGTGCTGCAAGTAAAACATGCTCAACTCGTTGAGCTCCAGGTTGACTATGGGGAATTTGATAGAATTGAGCTGACATGTCTACCAAAACTCCAACGGGTGATCTATAATTATTGGTGCACTTATGAAGATCCTCTGTATTTTGGTTTTGTACCACAGCTTTCAAAGCTAAACCTCACTAAAACTGGCATCCGTTCGGAGAAGATTCTTGAGTTAAGTCAGCTCCTTGCTAATGTTCCTTCCCTAAGCGATCTGCATCTGGATTTTGAAAGTGAAAAG ATCTGGGTTATACCAGAATGCCCGAAACTGCTCACGCCTGTGCTTAGCAAACTACAGCATGTGAATCTAGAGAATCTTCCTGAAGGTTGTGATTTAGCTTGGACAATGTTTTTTCTTGAAGCCGCACCCTTCCTCAAAGAGCTGTGCATCACAGTATGGGATCATTGGTGCATAATGGCGACAGACCCAGAATTTCGGAAGAAATATGGTTTCTGCCAAAAGGCAGATGTGAATTGGAAGCCACATGTCCCTGATTTCAAGCACAAGAATCTGGTTAAGCTCACTATCAATGGCTTCCAACCCGACGACGGCTTTATGGAATATATCAGGAATATCTTGGAACATGCGGTTAATATAACAGAGATATCTCTGTATGACAGGAAGGTTTGTGGAAGTTGTGGTGAATTGGCTCCCGAGATCAAGGACAAGGTTTGTCCATCAAGATATCCACAGACAGACGAGGAGAGGAAGCAGATAACCGAGGGGTTGGGTTTGGCTTCGCGTGCCATGGTTCACTTCCGTTCCTaa